One window from the genome of Daphnia pulex isolate KAP4 chromosome 9, ASM2113471v1 encodes:
- the LOC124201760 gene encoding uncharacterized protein LOC124201760 isoform X2: MALLCKEPTSDFANSSQSINSPFDQLPNKLLEEIISSLRNKGGLKQFLGILAVPHLETLNLSDLKSEDDQSIELDNSMRCVNLKHLAMWAVTNNDEFFTSFIPKLSKLQVLDISCSDADDSSLEVIGTYCKDLRVLDFNTCQNITDIGVKGLCDGATRNLGSGGDGLGLPKSLLKLGSIFTSITHVGMQLILENFHSLQVWDMATVQNLTEIHKEVFLNQKLEIPKYSLICLEIDPYASYIPKSLGFVVSLCPSVIRVEIEIDGYEGLTDSDLLDLLSLKNLRNFKMSGGEYPSNGNVTFGGGVTPILKAFGNSSLKALSLSRLSDVNILVITQLCPNLHSLDLIDNLSYFTAKLVKEWVKTERTEPEVLKQLERLRLLGSGIPREHLILLLSSPLLVKITIVRCSTFDDDILQKVARIQTFSNLEELRIVSCQTVTEKGIDVFMNAQNPLIKIVLYLCRQISKSNAECWERQAKKNNWQLLIVYH; the protein is encoded by the exons ATGGCTCTGTTGTGTAAGGAACCAACCAGTGATTTTGCTAACAGCAGTCAATCTATCAACAGTCCTTTTGATCAGTTGC CTAACAAGTTATTGGAGGAAATCATCAGTTCTCTTAGAAACAAAGGAGGTTTGAAACAATTTCTCGGTATACTGGCTGTTCCACATTTAGAGACCTTGAATCTCAGTGATTTAAAAAGTGAAGATGATCAATCCATTGAGCTTGATAATTCAATGAGATGTGTG AACTTGAAACATCTAGCTATGTGGGCAGTTACTAATAATGATGAATTCTTTACTTCTTTCATTCCTAAGCTTTCAAAATTACAAGTACTGGACATTTCATGTTCAGATGCAGATGACAGCAGCTTGGAAGTAATAGGAACTTATTGCAAAGATTTGAG AGTACTGGATTTTAATACATGCCAGAATATCACAGATATTGGAGTTAAAGGATTGTGTGACGGTGCAACGCGTAATCTAGGAAGTGGAGGTGATGGACTGGGGCTGCCCAAATCTCTTCTTAAGTTGGGTTCGATCTTTACATCAATTACCCACGTAGGAATGCAATTGATCTTAGAAAACTTTCATAGTCTTCAAGTCTGGGATATGGCTACTGTTCAAAACTTGACGGAGATTCACAAAGAGGTTTTCTTGAACCAAAAGTTAGAGATTCCAAAATATTCTCTGATATGTTTAGAAATCGATCCTTACGCTTCCTACATCCCTAAATCTCTGGGATTTGTTGTGTCGCTGTGCCCGTCTGTGATCCGGGTGGAAATCGAAATCGATGGCTACGAAGGACTGACAGACAGTGATTTGCTTGATTTGTTGTCTCTTAAAAATCTccgtaattttaaaatgagtGGTGGAGAATACCCTTCTAATGGTAACGTCACGTTTGGTGGCGGTGTGACTCCAATTTTAAAAGCCTTTGGAAATTCATCACTGAAGGCACTTTCCCTATCCAGGTTGAGTGATGTCAATATTCTGGTAATCACACAGCTTTGCCCAAACCTTCACTCCCTTGACCTTATCGATAATTTGAGCTATTTCACCGCCAAACTTGTTAAAGAATGGGTTAAGACTGAACGGACTGAACCTGAAGTATTAAAGCAACTGGAAAGGTTGAGACTTTTAGGTAGTGGTATACCGCGCGAACATTTAATCTTGCTGTTGTCTTCGCCTTTATTAGTGAAAATAACGATTGTAAGATGTTCTACGTTCGACGACGACATCCTCCAAAAAGTCGCTagaattcaaacattttccaacCTTGAAGAGTTACGCATTGTTAGTTGCCAGACCGTGACCGAGAAAGGAATTGATGTTTTCATGAATGCTCAAAACCCTCTTATAAAGATCGTGTTATATTTGTGTCGTCAAATATCGAAGAGTAATGCAGAGTGTTGGGAAAGGcaagctaaaaaaaacaattggcaATTATTGATCGTTTATCATTAG
- the LOC124202506 gene encoding uncharacterized protein LOC124202506: MAITKKLLTVILLAWLVADPVSAVCTFNLDTSSPTYPPHFVDSSNNIIQPTLQNGVRTITLAASQTITVACEGTNNFLMATNAQFNSGKCATAGTNLQIGTQNLGYSSLGCNAVVKETIKETGTCSTIGTKIEIGWQVNSAYINQLTVCHVQSNDNTLYAVHTIYGANAAADDKDNARPSFRKGNYFVGVDVETAYSQDGQLVTVSDIVGSSNLGAQYIDTTKSYYFARGHLAPDGDFIDAGSQDATYYYINAAPQWQSFNNGNWKALEAGTRDLAISRVIDVVVYTGTFETLTLADVKGVQKPIYLATDGNNNNVLPAPKYYWKVVHDPASNKATAFIGINNPHLTSVTGADVFCTDVCSQVGWMSWSNRFDIPKGYMFCCTAAGLHNVVAHAPNLGSIGLLV, encoded by the exons CATTTAATTTGGATACGTCGTCCCCGACTTACCCACCTCATTTCGTGGATTCGTCCAACAACATCATCCAGCCAACTCTCCAAAATGGG GTCCGCACAATCACGCTAGCTGCGAGTCAGACAATCACGGTGGCTTGCGAAGGTACCAACAACTTCCTGATGGCCACCAACGCCCAATTCAATTCGGGCAAATGCGCCACTGCTGGCACGAACCTCCAGATCGGCACGCAAAATTTGGGCTACAGTTCATTAGGATGCAACGCCGTCGTCAAGGAGACCATCAAAGAGACGGGCACCTGCTCGACCATCGGCACCAAGATCGAAATCGGTTGGCAAGTCAACAGCGCCTACATCAATCAGCTGACCGTCTGCCACGTCCAGTCCAACGACAACACCCTCTACGCTGTTCACACCATTTACGGCGCTAACGCCGCCGCCGACGACAAGGACAACGCCCGTCCCTCATTCCGCAAAGGCAATTATTTCGTCGGCGTCGATGTCGAAACGGCCTACAGCCAAGATGGCCAGTTGGTCACCGTGTCCGATATCGTCGGTTCCAGCAATCTAGGAGCTCAGTACATTGACACTACCAAGAGTTACTATTTCGCCCGCGGTCATTTGGCGCCGGATGGTGATTTTATCGACGCCGGAAGTCAGGACGCCACTTACTATTACATCAACGCTGCCCCGCAATGGCAATCGTTCAACAATGGCAACTGGAAAGCGCTGGAAGCCGGAACTAGGGACTTGGCTATTAGCCGGGTCATCGATGTGGTGGTTTACACCGGCACCTTCGAAACCCTGACGCTGGCCGACGTTAAAGGTGTCCAAAAGCCAATCTATTTGGCTACAGAtggtaacaacaacaacgtcctTCCGGCTCCTAAATATTACTGGAAGGTGGTCCACGATCCGGCCAGCAACAAAGCCACGGCTTTCATCGGCATCAACAATCCGCATTTGACGTCGGTCACAGGAGCCGACGTTTTCTGCACGGACGTCTGCAGTCAGGTGGGATGGATGAGCTGGTCCAACCGATTCGACATCCCCAAGGGTTACATGTTCTGCTGCACGGCGGCCGGCTTGCACAACGTCGTTGCTCACGCACCAAACTTGGGAAGCATCGGCTTGCTAGTCTAA
- the LOC124201762 gene encoding uncharacterized protein LOC124201762, giving the protein MQSIIALSLFVMAASVCHCQLTAFHPFVSAGSANFAPVPVATWAPSLYSMSQYHAQDELGQASYGYAYPGQAASNFRDAWGNQVGSWAYIDAEGKEVRVSYVADSRGFRVLSNNLPQAPMSVHSSPLVAPVQVSDTPEVEEAKRAHFAAVAEAKARNAAAVAAAGGSRHRRSPSRYYSAPKPVAHHYVQPTYYSYQKAAVPVVHVAPVEPIVPVVQPTAHAFPTFPTVHAVPVAPAVHAEVHALPVAAPAVVQVAPVPSPIISKFHSQDELGQAAFGHVTADQSASNFRDAAGNQMGHYAYINPDGQQIVVYYTAGAGGFRVISNALPEAPVQFQHTAHAAPAAVQDTPEVAQARREHLALVEEVRNRVKSSP; this is encoded by the exons ATGCAATCAATT aTTGCGTTGTCATTATTTGTTATGGCCGCTTCAGTCTGCCACTGTCAGCTGACGGCTTTCCATCCGTTCGTCAGTGCTGGATCGGCGAACTTTGCTCCGGTACCCGTGGCCACCTGGGCGCCCTCCTTGTACTCCATGTCCCAGTACCACGCCCAAGATGAGCTCGGCCAAGCTTCTTACGGCTACGCTTATCCCGGACAGGCGGCTTCCAACTTCCGTGACGCCTGGGGTAATCAAGTCGGAAGCTGGGCCTACATCGACGCGGAAGGCAAAGAAGTCCGCGTCAGCTATGTGGCCGATTCGAGGGGATTCCGCGTTCTATCCAACAATTTGCCCCAAGCTCCGATGTCGGTCCATTCTTCTCCACTCGTCGCTCCCGTCCAAGTTTCCGACACTCCCGAAGTCGAGGAAGCCAAACGGGCGCATTTCGCTGCTGTGGCGGAAGCCAAGGCCCGCAATGCGGCCGCTGTTGCTGCAGCCGGTGGCAGCCGTCATCGTCGTAGCCCTAGCCGTTATTATTCAGCACCCAAACCAGTTGCTCATCATTATGTCCAGCCGACTTATTACAGCTACCAAAAAGCGGCCGTTCCAGTTGTTCATGTTGCTCCTGTTGAACCTATTGTTCCTGTCGTCCAACCAACTGCTCACGCTTTCCCTACTTTCCCAACTGTTCACGCTGTTCCAGTTGCTCCCGCTGTCCATGCCGAGGTCCACGCCCTTCCGGTTGCTGCTCCAGCTGTTGTCCAGGTTGCGCCAGTCCCATCACCCATCATCAGCAAATTCCATTCACAGGACGAGCTGGGCCAAGCCGCATTTGGTCACGTCACTGCCGACCAGTCCGCTTCGAATTTCCGTGATGCAGCCGGAAATCAGATGGGCCACTATGCCTACATCAATCCCGACGGCCAACAAATCGTAGTCTATTACACAGCCGGAGCTGGTGGCTTTAGAGTTATCTCAAATGCATTGCCAGAGGCACCTGTCCAATTCCAGCATACAGCGCATGCTGCTCCGGCAGCCGTCCAGGACACTCCTGAAGTTGCTCAAGCTCGTCGAGAACATTTAGCTCTTGTCGAAGAGGTGCGTAACCGCGTCAAATCTTCGCCTTGA
- the LOC124201760 gene encoding uncharacterized protein LOC124201760 isoform X1, giving the protein MPQLIGVKSLSQTCLDFVVNNMALLCKEPTSDFANSSQSINSPFDQLPNKLLEEIISSLRNKGGLKQFLGILAVPHLETLNLSDLKSEDDQSIELDNSMRCVNLKHLAMWAVTNNDEFFTSFIPKLSKLQVLDISCSDADDSSLEVIGTYCKDLRVLDFNTCQNITDIGVKGLCDGATRNLGSGGDGLGLPKSLLKLGSIFTSITHVGMQLILENFHSLQVWDMATVQNLTEIHKEVFLNQKLEIPKYSLICLEIDPYASYIPKSLGFVVSLCPSVIRVEIEIDGYEGLTDSDLLDLLSLKNLRNFKMSGGEYPSNGNVTFGGGVTPILKAFGNSSLKALSLSRLSDVNILVITQLCPNLHSLDLIDNLSYFTAKLVKEWVKTERTEPEVLKQLERLRLLGSGIPREHLILLLSSPLLVKITIVRCSTFDDDILQKVARIQTFSNLEELRIVSCQTVTEKGIDVFMNAQNPLIKIVLYLCRQISKSNAECWERQAKKNNWQLLIVYH; this is encoded by the exons ATGCCACAATTGATAGGAGTGAAATCGCTATCCCAAACATGCCTTGATTTTGTTGTAAACAACATGGCTCTGTTGTGTAAGGAACCAACCAGTGATTTTGCTAACAGCAGTCAATCTATCAACAGTCCTTTTGATCAGTTGC CTAACAAGTTATTGGAGGAAATCATCAGTTCTCTTAGAAACAAAGGAGGTTTGAAACAATTTCTCGGTATACTGGCTGTTCCACATTTAGAGACCTTGAATCTCAGTGATTTAAAAAGTGAAGATGATCAATCCATTGAGCTTGATAATTCAATGAGATGTGTG AACTTGAAACATCTAGCTATGTGGGCAGTTACTAATAATGATGAATTCTTTACTTCTTTCATTCCTAAGCTTTCAAAATTACAAGTACTGGACATTTCATGTTCAGATGCAGATGACAGCAGCTTGGAAGTAATAGGAACTTATTGCAAAGATTTGAG AGTACTGGATTTTAATACATGCCAGAATATCACAGATATTGGAGTTAAAGGATTGTGTGACGGTGCAACGCGTAATCTAGGAAGTGGAGGTGATGGACTGGGGCTGCCCAAATCTCTTCTTAAGTTGGGTTCGATCTTTACATCAATTACCCACGTAGGAATGCAATTGATCTTAGAAAACTTTCATAGTCTTCAAGTCTGGGATATGGCTACTGTTCAAAACTTGACGGAGATTCACAAAGAGGTTTTCTTGAACCAAAAGTTAGAGATTCCAAAATATTCTCTGATATGTTTAGAAATCGATCCTTACGCTTCCTACATCCCTAAATCTCTGGGATTTGTTGTGTCGCTGTGCCCGTCTGTGATCCGGGTGGAAATCGAAATCGATGGCTACGAAGGACTGACAGACAGTGATTTGCTTGATTTGTTGTCTCTTAAAAATCTccgtaattttaaaatgagtGGTGGAGAATACCCTTCTAATGGTAACGTCACGTTTGGTGGCGGTGTGACTCCAATTTTAAAAGCCTTTGGAAATTCATCACTGAAGGCACTTTCCCTATCCAGGTTGAGTGATGTCAATATTCTGGTAATCACACAGCTTTGCCCAAACCTTCACTCCCTTGACCTTATCGATAATTTGAGCTATTTCACCGCCAAACTTGTTAAAGAATGGGTTAAGACTGAACGGACTGAACCTGAAGTATTAAAGCAACTGGAAAGGTTGAGACTTTTAGGTAGTGGTATACCGCGCGAACATTTAATCTTGCTGTTGTCTTCGCCTTTATTAGTGAAAATAACGATTGTAAGATGTTCTACGTTCGACGACGACATCCTCCAAAAAGTCGCTagaattcaaacattttccaacCTTGAAGAGTTACGCATTGTTAGTTGCCAGACCGTGACCGAGAAAGGAATTGATGTTTTCATGAATGCTCAAAACCCTCTTATAAAGATCGTGTTATATTTGTGTCGTCAAATATCGAAGAGTAATGCAGAGTGTTGGGAAAGGcaagctaaaaaaaacaattggcaATTATTGATCGTTTATCATTAG
- the LOC124202428 gene encoding neurotrophin 1-like isoform X2, which produces MGVLAEPEAEAAFDPTNYPKTSYPAAYSQKYKGGNDYCHPRKAPTCSKNGTLTFCVKDPEYPEKEVKYAIDYDPLVLKKYADVADQSADNLVDGLTSLSEKHFDYSEYHGKTFDKGNWVGGEGYICPSDVVYARPLRAVNVDGEWRVIVQDIAWPGYTQTHRVEKCLFPGAACRTLAPCFGSKCLQKYVYQRMLSFDPCDPQKGIFIDIYKLPSACSCHIPQHDL; this is translated from the exons ATGGGAGTTCTTGCCGAGCCGGAAGCGGAAGCTGCTTTTGATCCTACCAATTATCCAAAGACATCTTACCCAGCGGCTTACAGCCAAAAGTACAAAGGCGGAAATGATTATTGCCATCCACGAAAGGCACCAACCTGCTCGAAAAACGGAACCCTCACATTCTGTGTCAAAGACCCCGAATATCCGGAAAAGGAAGTTAAG TACGCCATCGACTACGACCctttggtgttgaagaaatacgcCGATGTTGCCGATCAGTCGGCCGATAATTTGGTCGATGGACTGACCTCCTTGTCGGAGAAACATTTCGACTATTCCGAATACCACGGCAAGACCTTTGACAAGGGCAACTGGGTTGGTGGTGAAGGATACATCTGTCCTAGCGATGTCGTTTATGCTCGCCCACTCCGGGCAGTGAATGTCGATGGAGAATGGCGGGTCATCGTCCAGGACATCGCCTGGCCCGGATACACCCAAACCCATCGCgtcgaaaaatgtttgttcCCCGGTGCAGCTTGCCGTACCCTGGCCCCTTGTTTTGGCAGCAAATGTCtgcaaaaatatgtttaccaGCGGATGCTTTCCTTCGATCCTTGCGATCCCCAGAAGGGAATCTTCATCGACATCTACAAGTTGCCATCGGCCTGCTCTTGCCACATTCCCCAACACGATTTATAA
- the LOC124202428 gene encoding neurotrophin 1-like isoform X1, whose product MKIVLICLASVLMGVLAEPEAEAAFDPTNYPKTSYPAAYSQKYKGGNDYCHPRKAPTCSKNGTLTFCVKDPEYPEKEVKYAIDYDPLVLKKYADVADQSADNLVDGLTSLSEKHFDYSEYHGKTFDKGNWVGGEGYICPSDVVYARPLRAVNVDGEWRVIVQDIAWPGYTQTHRVEKCLFPGAACRTLAPCFGSKCLQKYVYQRMLSFDPCDPQKGIFIDIYKLPSACSCHIPQHDL is encoded by the exons atgaaaattgtatTG ATCTGTCTGGCTTCCGTTTTGATGGGAGTTCTTGCCGAGCCGGAAGCGGAAGCTGCTTTTGATCCTACCAATTATCCAAAGACATCTTACCCAGCGGCTTACAGCCAAAAGTACAAAGGCGGAAATGATTATTGCCATCCACGAAAGGCACCAACCTGCTCGAAAAACGGAACCCTCACATTCTGTGTCAAAGACCCCGAATATCCGGAAAAGGAAGTTAAG TACGCCATCGACTACGACCctttggtgttgaagaaatacgcCGATGTTGCCGATCAGTCGGCCGATAATTTGGTCGATGGACTGACCTCCTTGTCGGAGAAACATTTCGACTATTCCGAATACCACGGCAAGACCTTTGACAAGGGCAACTGGGTTGGTGGTGAAGGATACATCTGTCCTAGCGATGTCGTTTATGCTCGCCCACTCCGGGCAGTGAATGTCGATGGAGAATGGCGGGTCATCGTCCAGGACATCGCCTGGCCCGGATACACCCAAACCCATCGCgtcgaaaaatgtttgttcCCCGGTGCAGCTTGCCGTACCCTGGCCCCTTGTTTTGGCAGCAAATGTCtgcaaaaatatgtttaccaGCGGATGCTTTCCTTCGATCCTTGCGATCCCCAGAAGGGAATCTTCATCGACATCTACAAGTTGCCATCGGCCTGCTCTTGCCACATTCCCCAACACGATTTATAA
- the LOC124202427 gene encoding mucin-5AC-like translates to MLSTLIVYFIGFQSVIGAQIHFGGQPLFSGVTLLTFEVSTSFRFQPTVCFISSGKVSQCRRKRGIEEKPHMVQFGDRNSIIPSAVIGIEATLAPNDFNHNGDSIISSLDDRYSDLQNIFRRWEVSGRSKSITVGDCGQTTVNFSQFLSCLGFNLQETTTLTATFTETTTVSTGYTTIGVVWGCTPAGFSYVFCSEEVDSLTNLNYLNNNEGFTFPFISMGIDEFTTNVMNVDGSISTESPTSQSSTYPTVSQVVDNVIDMPTTSSADPDKVPLLISSISSTVSGQSSVITFLPVPETTAFFNSTLEHSTENSPSTFPAIYPTHFQTINDSTTHVSSTTDSAEIPIHTLIEVSNEYPPTYTPTVHETVDYGNITAIENSTENNYSTDSTVDTAEIPIHTTISTITAFDGIISNYPSVPVTENYSINNLNASTTYESPIYPFTTVSDQIPISSTYSTVSSETIDYGTFITVNTVSDVAAASPVTLGDSTIYLPAVSETVVNNDTTEEGLT, encoded by the exons ATGCTATCAACTCTAATCGTCTACTTTATTGGCTTTCAGTCTGTTATCGGGGCTCAGATTCATTTTGGTGGCCAACCATTGTTTAGCGGAGTAACGTTGCTCACCTTTGAAGTTTCCACATCCTTCAGATTCCAGCCCACAGTCTGCTTCATCTCGTCCGGCAAAGTCTCTCAATGTCGGCGAAAGCGTGGAATTGAAGAGAAACCACACATGGTTCAATTTGGCGAccgaaattcaattattcCATCTGCGGTTATcgg GATTGAAGCTACTCTTGCGCCGAATGATTTCAATCACAATGGCGATTCGATCATCAGTTCGTTGGACGATCGATATTCCGACTTGCAGAACATTTTTAGACGGTGGGAGGTTAGCGGACGGAGTAAGAGCATCACAGTCGGCGATTGCGGGCAAACAACAGTCAACTTTAGCCAGTTCCTCTCTTGTTTGGGGTTTAATCTTCAGGAAACAACAACCCTTACAGCTACCTTTACGGAAACCACGACCGTATCTACCGGTTACACCACAATTGGTGTAGTTTGGGGTTGTACTCCGGCAGGTTTCTCTTACGTTTTTTGTAGCGAAGAAGTTGATTCTTTGACTAATCTTAATTATCTTAACAATAACGAGGGTTTcacctttccttttatttccatGGGGATAGATGAATTTACTACAAATGTAATGAACGTTGATGGTAGTATTTCTACCGAATCTCCTACGAGCCAGTCTTCAACTTATCCAACAGTCTCTCAAGTGGTCGATAATGTGATCGATATGCCCACTACTTCCTCTGCGGACCCTGACAAAGTTCCACTTCTCATTAGTTCTATTTCTTCTACAGTTTCCGGCCAGTCGTCAGTTATAACTTTCCTTCCGGTTCCTGAAACCACTGCATTCTTTAACTCTACTCTAGAACACAGCACTGAAAATAGTCCTTCTACTTTTCCCGCTATTTATCCAACTCACTTTCAAACGATTAATGATTCAACTACTCATGTATCTTCCACTACGGATTCCGCCGAGATCCCAATTCACACTTTAATTGAGGTGTCTAACGAGTATCCACCAACTTACACTCCGACAGTCCATGAAACAGTCGATTACGGCAACATTACTGCGATTGAAAATAGTactgaaaataattattccaCTGATTCTACTGTGGACACTGCCGAGATCCCTATTCATACTACAATCTCTACTATTACGGCGTTTGATGGGATCATATCCAATTACCCTTCGGTCCCTGTAACGGAAAATTATAGCATTAATAACTTAAATGCTTCTACAACTTACGAATCCCCAATTTATCCTTTTACGACGGTCTCTGACCAGATTCCAATTTCGTCAACTTACTCGACGGTCTCATCTGAAACGATCGATTATGGGACTTTTATTACCGTTAATACAGTGTCTGACGTAGCAGCAGCTTCTCCTGTAACCCTTGGCGATTCCACGATTTACCTACCAGCAGTGTCTGAAACGGTCGTGAATAATGACACGACCGAAGAAGGACTAACCTAA
- the LOC124202429 gene encoding protein spaetzle-like yields the protein MSLKSVIFASLMVIGVFSDPEPSSYKVPPSYGAQPKYEYVEIPHCAKNTTKSWCLEDSEYPQHEVQKALDQHYQAVVAFYKDKLANTENSVDELDKLNDEVYLCPSSTDYVRPFRAINVDGKWRTIVNGVESYGIKYTQTARIEECDVVVGTTCPLVPSCYESKCVQKNIFHRFLVYNPKDYTFPFAIEKFKLPGSCGCVVGAFHL from the exons ATGTCTTTAAAATCAGTG ATTTTCGCATCGTTGATGGTGATTGGAGTTTTCTCCGATCCGGAGCCCAGCAGTTACAAAGTCCCTCCTTCTTACGGTGCCCAGCCCAAGTACGAATACGTCGAGATTCCGCACTGCGCCAAAAACACGACCAAGTCCTGGTGCCTGGAAGACTCTGAATATCCCCAACATGAAGTGCAAAAAGCCCTGGACCAACACTACCAGGCCGTCGTGGCTTTCTACAAGGACAAACTGGCCAACACTGAAAATTCAGTCGACGAATTGGACAAGTTGAACGACGAGGTTTACCTTTGCCCGAGTTCCACCGATTACGTCCGTCCTTTCCGGGCCATCAACGTCGACGGCAAGTGGCGCACCATCGTCAACGGCGTCGAGTCTTACGGCATCAAGTACACGCAAACTGCTCGAATTGAAGAATGCGACGTGGTCGTGGGAACCACCTGCCCCTTGGTCCCGTCCTGCTACGAGTCCAAATGcgtccagaaaaatattttccatcgCTTCTTGGTCTACAACCCAAAAGACTACACTTTCCCCTTCgccattgaaaaattcaagttgcCCGGATCGTGCGGATGCGTTGTTGGAGCTTTTcacctttaa